Within the Flavobacterium sp. 9R genome, the region TTTATTTTAAAATGTTTTCTTCCCACTCCCCACTTTTGGCAGCCGTGTTAGTTTTCCTTTAAACCGTTACTTCCAGCTTGTATCCTTTGCCGCGTACCACTACGATGTTGCTCTTTGGGTCAAGTTCTAGTTTTTTTCTGAGTTTTGAGATGAACATATCCAGACTACGGCCCACGATGACACCTTCGTCTTCCCAAATTTCTTTTTGCAAGCGGCTTCGCTCAATAGTTTCGTTGGGAGCTGAAGCAAAAATGCGCAACAAACGTGTTTCGGTTGCGGTGAGGACTTCGGTTGTTTCGTTGATTTTCAGTTGTCGTTGCTGTGCATCAAAAACCACCGAACCAAAAGTGAAAAGCTTGGCATCCTCCGTTTTAGCTACTGTATTTTTCGGCTTAGCTGGCTTAAAAAAGACAAAACCAAGCAGGGCAAAAAAGGACAAACCTCCCAAAATGTAAGCATAGTTTGTTGCGATGCCATTGGGTTTAAAGGTAATAATGATGGTATAACAAGCCACCGGTTGTTTTCTTCCTAAACAGGCTACAATATCATCTTTTTTATTTTTGGAAATGGCGTATCCATAAGCGACAGTCGAGTTGGCGCAGTTAAGCACGCTAACCACATAATCGTTGGCGAGCGGGTCTTTGGCTAACCAACGCTGCGTCGTTTTCACCAGAGCATCGGGTTGAAAGCTAAACGCACTCTCAAAAGTAATTTGATACTCGTTTTCTGCTATCTTTTTTATGGGAAGCACTCTTGAAGTACTGTCGCCAGACTGCAGGAGTATATCGTGTCCGATGCGGCGCAATAACACTTCTCGTTTAGAACTAGCATAGTTGTCATTATCCCCAAAGCTAAACCCAACGCAGATTACCACAATGAATAAGATGCCCATCCATACGAAAAGGTAGTTGCGTTGTCTGGAAAGGAGATATTGTGTAAATTGCATAGTGTCAAGTTTATATTTACAAAGTTTACATTTTTATTTACAATCCCAATTGCTTCAGCCTTAAAATATTCAAATACATTCGCAGTATCAATTTTAAAAAACGGCAACGCTATGAAAAAAACCATCTATTTATTGACCTTAGTCCTGACTTTAGTAAGCGGAGTTGTATTGGCTAATTATGAAATGAAAAATGAAAACAATGTCCCCAAGAAACCAAGCTCGATTGCTGACAAAAAAGCCAATGAAAAAGCAAGAAAAAAATGGGAAGCTTCCCCTGACGGCAAACGGTATATGGCTTGGAAAGTTTCTCCATTGGGGAAAAAAGTACAGGCTAGTTATGAAAAAATAAAGCCTTCTTTAAAAGCTTTCAGCAAAATGGAAGCCGTGGTTACTTGTGTTAATTATCAGCGTCCAAGCACAAATAATTCGGGTCCTAAATGGCTTATTGTGGAAATTAATGGTGAACGATATATGATGCAATTCATTCCTAAAGAATTCGAGCTATTAAAAGACTTAAAAGTTAACGACAAAATAACTATCAAAAGCCGCAGCGCCGGACTTTCTGATAATCATCCCCATTTGATTTTATCTAGCGACTATATTGAGCACGATAATAAGGTGCTTTATGAACGTGATTTGAGCAAAAATAATGGTTGTTAATACAGCTTTTTGTGTAAATTTGTATCCAAACGAATACAATTTTAAATGTACTTTCTTGAAAAAACAGTAGAATTTGATAAATGGTTGCGAAAGCTAAATGACCTTAAAGCAAAAGCTAAAATCTTATTCCGACTTCAAAAATTAGAAAAAGACGAACATTTTGGCGATTGTGAAGCGGTTGGAGAAGGCATTAGGGAACTAAAAATTAACTATGCAAAAGGCTACCGAGTCTATTTCAAAGAAATGGATGGCAAAATTATCATTCTGCTTATTGGAGGAGACAAATCAAGTCAACAAAGAGACATTGAAAAAGCAAAAGAGATTTGGAGAAAATTAAAACAATAGGAAATGGAAACATCAAAATTTGATATCTCAGATTATTTGGATAGCAACGAAATGATTGCCGAGTATCTAAATTCGGTATTAGAAGAAGGAAATGACACAGAAATGGTTACTGCTATCGGACATATTGCAAAAGCCATTGGTATGACTAAAATAGCCGAAGAAACAGGTATGAGCAGACCGAGTTTGTACAAAGCATTATCAGAAGGGGCAAATCCACAATTTTCAACTATAATGAAAGTTTTAAAAGCAATTGGTGGACAAATACAAATAAATCCATTACCCGCTTAAGCTCCATTGAGTAACCACAAAAAAAGCCCAACGTCTGTTGGGCTTTTGCTTTATTAACTTTATCGATTACCAAATTTTAACACGCTTTTCTGGTGCTAAATACAAAGAATCTTTAGGTTGTACTTTAAACGCTTCGTAGAATTCCGGTATGTTACGAACCACACCGTTTACTCTAAATTTAGCTGGCGAATGTGGATCCGTGGCGATTTGGTTGCGCAAAGAAGCTTCACGCGATTTCTCCAACCAAACTTGTCCCCAACCCAAAAATACACGTTGCACGCCTGTAAAACCATCCATCACTGGAGCTTCCTTGCCGTTTAGCGACATTTTGTAAGCTTTTAAGGCAATGGTTAATCCACCCAAATCTCCAATATTTTCTCCCAAAGTAAACGCTCCGTTTACATTCAAATCTGGAAAAACTTTGAAGGTATTGTATTGTGCCACCAAAGCATTGGTTTTGGCTTTGAATGCAGCCAAATCTGCTGGCGTCCACCAGTTTTTCATTACGCCATCTCCGTCAAAAGTACTCCCTTGATCGTCAAATCCGTGACCAATTTCGTGACCGATTACAGCCCCGATTCCACCATAATTTACGGCATCGTCTGCTTCTAAATTAAAGAAAGGCGCTTGCAAAATAGCCGCTGGAAATACAATTTCGTTTAGCGTTGGGTTGTAGTAAGCGTTTACCGTTTGTGGTGTCATTCCCCACTCGGTTCTGTCTACAGGCTTACCTAATTTGGCAATCATTCTGTTGTATTCAAAGGCTTTCGCACGGGCACGGTTGCCATACAAATCATTCTTTACTACTTTCATAGAAGAATAATCTTTCCATTGGTCTGGATAACCAATTTTGATCATAAATTTATCCACTTTAGCCAAGGCTTCTTTTTTGGTTTTAGCACTCATCCAATCCAAATTTTTAATGCTTTCGGCATAGGCTTTCAACAAGTTTTTCACCAATTCGGTCATACGCTCTTTGGCTTCAGGTGTAAAATGTTTTTTCACATAGACTTTCCCGATGATTTCGCCCAAACCACCATTTACGGCATTCACGGCTCTTTTCCAATCCTCTTCTTGCTCTGGAGTTCCGTACAATATTTTATTATAAAACTCAAAATCCTCTTTATCCAAAGCAGTGGTCAAACTACTCGCGCTCTTATTGATCAATCCCCATTTCAAATAAGTTTTCCAAGTATCAATTGGTGTATTTTTGATCAAGCCGTTCAAGTTTTTAGTATACGCCACTTGCGATAAAACAAGGCTTTTTTCTTTATCCATTCCCGCTTTTTTGAGCATAGCCGACCAATCAAAATCTGGCATCACCGTTTTCAAGTCTTTGATGGCGTATTTGTTGTACAAAGCTGCGGTATTTCTTGTTTCTTCTTTGGTCATTTGGATCTTCGCTATAGCTGTTTCCAAGTCCATAATTTTTGCCGCATTTTCTTTTGGATTAGCAATCCCTCCTAATTGAAGTTTTTTCTCAATATGCGCCACATATTTTTTACGAATATCCGCTGTTTTGGCATCGCTTTGAAGATAATATTCACGTTCTGGTAAGCCCAAGCCACCTTGCCAAGTCATCAAAGTGTATTGTTTTGGATCCTTAAAATCCTCTGTAACTGCAATCGAAAACGGCACAGAAAGCCCCGTTCTATTGGCTTCGCCAAAATAAGCCGCCAAATCCGAATAGGTAGCAATCGCGTCTATGGCTTTTAATTCGGGTTGAAGTGGTGTAATCCCTTTGGCGTCTCGGTCTTTTCGGTTCAAAAATGAATTGTAGAAGTCACCGATTTTTTGCTCATCCGAACCTTCAGAAAAATTCCCTTTCGAAGCTTCTTCGATAATCGTTTTTACGTCTTTTTGAGCTTGTTCGTACAGCATATAACCCGCACCATAATTGGATTTATCGGCAGGAATTTTGGTATTTTTTACCCAAGTTCCGTTGACATAAGCCGCAAAATTGTCTCCCGGTTTCACTAAAGTATCCATATTTTTTTGGAGTATTCCCGAAACCAGCTCTGGTTTTTTATCGCAAGAAGCCAAAATCAATGTGGCCGCCAAAAGCGATAGTTTGATGTTTTTCATAAAGTGTTTTTTTGATTAAGGCTAATCTAATGGTTATTTAATTATTGGTATTGGTATGCTTTCCTAACGATTTGTTACATTATTTTGAAAATGAAAGCTTTGAATTGGTTTTTGTAACAGAAAATTACTTTTTTCCGTATTCCGAAGCGATTAAATTCGCTACCAATCGACCGGATTTCATTGCGGCATTGATGGAACCGTTTAACAAATGATCCCCACAACAGTATAGATTGGGAGCCAATTTCAGTTCCGATTCCGAAACCTCATCTTGGAGTACTGGTAACTTGGGTAACGCATACGCAATGGTATAAGTTTTCAAATGCGACCAATTTTCGACTTGATTTCCAAACCAAGGTCGCAATTCTGCTTTGATGTTTTGAGACCATTCGGCATCGCTGAGATCATAAGCTCCATTGCAAGACACCGAAATCAAAACCTTCCCTTCAGGAGCATAGGCTTTACTTATGTTGGTCATCACCGTGAGGTTATTCACCCATTGTTTGTTTTCAGAAGCATTCAAAATAACCACCGCTTGATGAGAAGGCGCTACCGTAGCTTGAAAATAGACATTGGTTACCGAATGATGATCCGTAATTGCATTTTCTTTATGTTTCGAAAGTAAAGCATTGGCCTCAGTCGCAATCACAATAACATCCGAAGTGATTTCCAAACCTTCACTGGTCACGATTGTTACATCTTGAATAGCAGTGACATTAGTATGAAACATAAAAGTATTCGAAGGCAATTGATCCGCCAATTGTTTTGAAATTTCCTCCATACCCAATGCCGGAATAGCCGCATCGCCCTCGGAAAACATTTTCATTACAAAATCAAACATTCGGTTGGGTGTCGAAAATTCGTTTTCTAGAAAAATCCCAGAGAAAAACGGTTTGTAAAAACGATTGATCATTTTGGCACTGAAACCGTAGTCCGAAAGTTGCGCCAAGCTGGATTGTTGCTCTTGCGAAAAAATCTTCTGAATCGATTTGCCTAGCAATTTTTGCTTCAATACAAAAGTGTTGATTTTATCTTTAAGCGAACCAACAGGAGCCAAAACCGTTGCCAAAAAAGCCGACGGTCTTCGGAACGGATCCGCAAGGTCAAATTGACCACCGTCATACAAAACGGTAGCGCCCGGCAAAAAAGTTTTGAGCTGCAACGCCTCATAATTCAAAAGACTTTGAGCCTCTGGATAAGAAGTAAGCAAGACCTGAAACCCGCGATCTAGCCTAAATCCCTCCACCATATCCGTCTTGATGCGTCCGCCGGGTCGATCACTAGCCTCTATAATTTTTACAGAAAATCCTTGACGGTGCAAATGCAAAGCCGCCGAAAGCCCCGAAATTCCTGCGCCAATAATGGTTACCTTTGGTTTCATATATGTAAAAGTTATTTGTTAC harbors:
- a CDS encoding NAD(P)/FAD-dependent oxidoreductase — protein: MKPKVTIIGAGISGLSAALHLHRQGFSVKIIEASDRPGGRIKTDMVEGFRLDRGFQVLLTSYPEAQSLLNYEALQLKTFLPGATVLYDGGQFDLADPFRRPSAFLATVLAPVGSLKDKINTFVLKQKLLGKSIQKIFSQEQQSSLAQLSDYGFSAKMINRFYKPFFSGIFLENEFSTPNRMFDFVMKMFSEGDAAIPALGMEEISKQLADQLPSNTFMFHTNVTAIQDVTIVTSEGLEITSDVIVIATEANALLSKHKENAITDHHSVTNVYFQATVAPSHQAVVILNASENKQWVNNLTVMTNISKAYAPEGKVLISVSCNGAYDLSDAEWSQNIKAELRPWFGNQVENWSHLKTYTIAYALPKLPVLQDEVSESELKLAPNLYCCGDHLLNGSINAAMKSGRLVANLIASEYGKK
- a CDS encoding M13 family metallopeptidase is translated as MKNIKLSLLAATLILASCDKKPELVSGILQKNMDTLVKPGDNFAAYVNGTWVKNTKIPADKSNYGAGYMLYEQAQKDVKTIIEEASKGNFSEGSDEQKIGDFYNSFLNRKDRDAKGITPLQPELKAIDAIATYSDLAAYFGEANRTGLSVPFSIAVTEDFKDPKQYTLMTWQGGLGLPEREYYLQSDAKTADIRKKYVAHIEKKLQLGGIANPKENAAKIMDLETAIAKIQMTKEETRNTAALYNKYAIKDLKTVMPDFDWSAMLKKAGMDKEKSLVLSQVAYTKNLNGLIKNTPIDTWKTYLKWGLINKSASSLTTALDKEDFEFYNKILYGTPEQEEDWKRAVNAVNGGLGEIIGKVYVKKHFTPEAKERMTELVKNLLKAYAESIKNLDWMSAKTKKEALAKVDKFMIKIGYPDQWKDYSSMKVVKNDLYGNRARAKAFEYNRMIAKLGKPVDRTEWGMTPQTVNAYYNPTLNEIVFPAAILQAPFFNLEADDAVNYGGIGAVIGHEIGHGFDDQGSTFDGDGVMKNWWTPADLAAFKAKTNALVAQYNTFKVFPDLNVNGAFTLGENIGDLGGLTIALKAYKMSLNGKEAPVMDGFTGVQRVFLGWGQVWLEKSREASLRNQIATDPHSPAKFRVNGVVRNIPEFYEAFKVQPKDSLYLAPEKRVKIW
- a CDS encoding addiction module antidote protein, translating into METSKFDISDYLDSNEMIAEYLNSVLEEGNDTEMVTAIGHIAKAIGMTKIAEETGMSRPSLYKALSEGANPQFSTIMKVLKAIGGQIQINPLPA
- a CDS encoding winged helix-turn-helix domain-containing protein, translated to MQFTQYLLSRQRNYLFVWMGILFIVVICVGFSFGDNDNYASSKREVLLRRIGHDILLQSGDSTSRVLPIKKIAENEYQITFESAFSFQPDALVKTTQRWLAKDPLANDYVVSVLNCANSTVAYGYAISKNKKDDIVACLGRKQPVACYTIIITFKPNGIATNYAYILGGLSFFALLGFVFFKPAKPKNTVAKTEDAKLFTFGSVVFDAQQRQLKINETTEVLTATETRLLRIFASAPNETIERSRLQKEIWEDEGVIVGRSLDMFISKLRKKLELDPKSNIVVVRGKGYKLEVTV
- a CDS encoding type II toxin-antitoxin system RelE/ParE family toxin, whose product is MYFLEKTVEFDKWLRKLNDLKAKAKILFRLQKLEKDEHFGDCEAVGEGIRELKINYAKGYRVYFKEMDGKIIILLIGGDKSSQQRDIEKAKEIWRKLKQ